One Aethina tumida isolate Nest 87 chromosome 5, icAetTumi1.1, whole genome shotgun sequence genomic window carries:
- the LOC109602795 gene encoding Werner syndrome ATP-dependent helicase, with protein MEPLDNIVFNEFSSDWDGDIDNNEKEKYIKPTQCEIEEKDAPRPEHLEVLSKIFGHKNFRPFQWKIINSIMNNRRDVCAIMATGYGKSLCYQFPSVYIGGVTLVVSPLISLMEDQVLSLKVTNIPACLLGSANDKQQQTIEDILENKYSLVYCTPEFVTGDYGNNFLIRMKEALSITLIAIDEAHCVSSWGHDFRFQYRQLGVLKKMMPDVPILAVTATATQKVRNDIVTSLNLKNPLMPCTGFDRPNLYFEVHPKSVYGVYEDIKKHVMKKEDNGWCLSGSTIVYCITRKNTEEVAFELKARGINCLPYHAGLSLSKRKDTHEQFIMDKVECIVATIAFGMGIDKPDVRNVVHYGSSSSLESYYQEVGRAGRDGMPSKCVCFYADRDFHMHRMIREKGYGSEKNKAAKEIMLTKIIKYLTSSRCRRKFVLSHFEGADVSVPCHTLCCDNCTKLKNGAPEDLYEGLDSNGLYDFTEEVKIYLSTVDIMNGEHTTSLYIWFLRGSKNSKLPRKYQEHPCHGFGKHKSERWWKAFANMMAIEGFLTKQVKTSSAKYTFVVYSLSLKGKKTLSDLNNDSNLKIKLEPIPELLEMLSKKPKHVMDASLSQSSQISKLSTQPSTSQDMGSKVDIDNLNEEDTKLYRLLLDKRNHLATSNGVIPYTVATQVALAEMAKRKPKTIPELISCNLEGFAEGKIRRFGSEFVSIVRIMCGLSSEVPAYVPPLIDIKSYAKSRAERTEKFKNIPDVIDLAVLKNKNQQSPKDGSIKSLLEKNPLPNVNVSRTMIETYELLRSGKTLEEVAHIRKIKISSVISYLVTMMKTGHEIKVSELGVDDSKRVTILKAIHDVGDLQLKVIKEACGEEITYDEVKVVQTFVIIRRHLQQLNLPYEEFDADSYRDAVHCDVLESHDIVDKENTTGSQTPKFKFKKSKTPAIPSDLLTIQDNNTTKESQESASSISNFKDASDEIDLDEIDKLLEAVNDMEEFDSDATIDLSDESPPKRFKCDTTEDAIDVSEQNVKNDMTESDAKTEMKTVGNSQETSNKLKTKKLPPWMVAKKI; from the exons ATGGAACCGCTAgacaatattgtttttaatgaatttagttcGGATTGGGACGGAGATATCGATAAT aaTGAGAaagaaaagtatataaaaccTACTCAATGTGAAATagaag aaaaagatGCACCAAGACCAGAACACTTGGAGGTGCTGAGTAAAATTTTTGGACATAAAAACTTCAGACCTTTTCAGTGGAAAATAATCAATTCTATAATGAACAATAGAAGAGACGTTTGTGCAATTATGGCCACAGGCTATGGAAAATCACTCTGCTACCAATTTCCTTCAGTCTACATTGGTGGAGTAACTTTGGTTGTATCCCCATTGATTTCATTGATGGAGGACCAAGTTTTGTCACTGAAAGTAACAAACATACCAGCATGTCTGTTAGGCTCAGCAAATGACAAACAACAACAGACCATTGAGGACATattagaaaacaaatattcacTGGTTTATTGCACTCCTGAATTTGTGACCGGAGATTATGGcaacaattttctaattagaatgaaagaGGCATTATCTATTACTTTAATAGCCATCGATGAAGCTCACTGTGTGAGTAGTTGGGGCCATGATTTTAGATTCCAATACAGACAACTGGGGGTTTTGAAGAAGATGATGCCAGATGTTCCAATTTTGGCTGTCACAGCCACTGCCACCCAAAAAGTCAGGAATGACATTGTgacttcattaaatttaaa GAATCCACTAATGCCTTGTACTGGATTTGACAGACCTAACTTGTACTTTGAGGTACACCCCAAAAGTGTTTATGGGGTTTATGAGGATATAAAGAAACATGTTATGAAAAAGGAAGATAATGGTTGGTGTCTGAGTGGATCCACCATTGTTTATTGCATAACCAGAAAAAATACTGAAGAAGTCGCTTTTGAATTAAaag CTCGCGGCATAAATTGCCTTCCTTACCACGCGGGTTTAAGTCTGTCCAAACGCAAGGACACGCACGAGCAGTTCATCATGGATAAGGTGGAGTGTATTGTGGCGACAATCGCCTTTGGTATGGGCATCGACAAACCCGATGTCAGAAACGTTGTCCATTACGGGTCGTCGAGCAGTTTAGAGTCTTATTATCAAGAGGTGGGCAGAGCTGGCAGGGACGGCATGCCCTCCAAATGCGTTTGTTTTTATGCCGATCGAGATTTCCATATGCACAG GATGATCAGAGAAAAAGGTTATGGAAGTGAAAAAAATAAGGCTGCCAAAGAGATAATGCTgactaaaattatcaaatatctgACTTCTTCAAGATGCAGaagaaaatttgtattgtCTCATTTTGAAGGCGCCGATGTGTCGGTCCCTTGTCATACTTTATGCTGCGATAATTGTACaaaact aaaaaatgGTGCTCCTGAAGATCTCTATGAAGGCCTTGACAGCAATGGTTTATACGATTTTACTGAAgaagttaaaatttacttatccaCTGTTGATATAATGAATGGAGAGCACACTACAAGTTTGTACATATGGTTTTTGCGCGGCTCGAAAAACTCTAAACTGCCCAGGAAATATCAGGAACATCCTTGCCATGGATTTGGAAAACATAAATCAGAACGCTGGTGGAAAGCTTTTG CTAATATGATGGCAATTGAGGGATTTTTGACTAAACAAGTAAAGACAAGCAGTGCCAAATATACTTTTGTGGTCTACAGTTTGAGCCTAAAAGGAAAGAAAACGTTGTCGGACCTAAATAATGACagtaatcttaaaattaaattggaacCTATACCCGAATTATTGGAAATGTTGTCTAAGAAACCTAAGCATGttat GGATGCTAGCTTAAGTCAAAGCTCTCAAATCAGCAAGCTTTCAACACAACC GAGTACTAGTCAAGATATGGGCAGTAAAGTCGATATAGATAATCTGAACGAAGAGGACACGAAACTGTACAGATTATTATTGGATAAACGCAATCATTTAGCCACATCAAACGGCGTAATACCTTACACTGTAGCCACTCAAGTTGCGCTAGCTGAAATGGCTAAGCGTAAACCTAAAACCATCCCTGAATTGATTAGTTGCAATT TGGAGGGCTTTGCGGAAGGGAAGATTAGAAGGTTCGGCAGTGAGTTTGTGTCGATTGTCCGAATCATGTGTGGATTGTCCTCCGAAGTACCCGCCTACGTTCCACCTTTGATCGACATCAAAAGCTACGCAAAATCTCGAGCCGAACGcactgaaaaattcaaaaacatcCCTGACGTAATCGATTTGGcggttttgaaaaataaaaaccagcAATCGCCTAAAGATGGTTCTATTAAAAgtcttttagaaaaaaatccgTTGCCAAATGTGAATGTCAGTCGTACAATGATTGAAACTTATGAGTTGCTTCGCTCTGGCAAGACTTTAGAAGAAGTCGCCCATATAAG GAAGATAAAAATTTCCTCAGTCATATCATATTTAGTTACAATGATGAAAACAGGACACGAGATAAAAGTTTCTGAATTAGGTGTCGATGATTCCAAACGCGTGACTATTTTAAAAGCCATACACGACGTTG gtgatttacaattaaaagttataaaagaaGCATGTGGGGAAGAAATAACTTACGATGAAGTTAAAGTCGTTCAGACGTTTGTTATAATTAGACGACATCTACAACAATTAAATCTACCTTACGAAGAATTTGATGCAGATTCGTATAGAGACGCTGTTCATTGCGACGTTTTAGAATCGCATGATATAGTTGACAAAGAAAATACAACCGGTTCCCAaacaccaaaatttaaatttaaaaaaagtaaaacaccAGCAATTCCTTCTGatttattaactattcaagataataatacaacaaaagaatctcaagaatccgCATCttcgatttcaaattttaaagatgcAAGTGATGAAATAGATTTGGATGAAATAGATAAATTGCTTGAAGCTGTAAATGATATGGAGGAATTTGATTCGGACGCCACCATTGACTTATCCGACGAGTCACCTCCAAAAAGATTCAAGTGTGATACAACTGAAGATGCCATTGATGTTTCTGAGcaaaacgtaaaaaatgaCATGACCGAATCTGATGCCAAAACTGAGATGAAAACCGTTGGAAATTCGCAAGAAACatccaacaaattaaaaacaaagaagTTACCTCCATGGATGGTcgctaaaaaaatttaa
- the LOC109602798 gene encoding F-box only protein 21, protein MDKLPIEILENIACDGALSIRDVVNLSSTCHYLRDILLSSNVVWKQKFCQRWPSLTKRMPAQVQFFDETRHLMELRNKTRLMLETMSPRFYKKSQLSESDLQEWEALVDEHFMNYYYLVYDLMQIVNCKDNIHTMEVIPLNTPGNKTMQYYSRKVLRFIRQVHLSQVWKEYMSQPSHLQTLEIGATIVAQWCQPTIEISCDSISDALDALAEQVKKRLKEVYPFHSLLQLPPSVMSRWKHEKLNHNQFSAVENRQLMTTLREEMFVNLGFKGNNQTYYMPRNSFINAVLETREGLPITLSVIFEAVARRLGLKCDPINVPAHFLLRFAESKDSDWYYVDVFNGRNVVKRGMCPHSKGSAWYATATAAEVVERMANNLEVSSRQHSHPNGRITRVRSALELLKLVNPQDLSAIVSLARLYMLHNMDTKPLENFLLSQNFQVPEQAQRVVAMLRDYQAHHARHDDDLYAKIEAARRTDNLKYAVGMVMSHLTLNYKCVIYDWDPICLADRDWQIQNNVDALSMKTEQPFYNVLAEDGSHRYVAQENLRPSNQVGYLYLNEEVGRHFSHFFEVLYVPNAEKEKEYPDDKHVRHMYYKQITSGSHN, encoded by the exons ATGGACAAACTGCCAATAGAAATTCTGGAAAATATTGCCTGTGATGGGGCGTTAAGCATAAGAGACGTCGTAAACTTGTCGTCAACATGTCACTATTTAAGAGATATACTCCTTAGCAGCaatgtggtttggaaacagAAGTTTTGCCAGAG ATGGCCCAGCTTGACTAAAAGGATGCCAGCCCAAGTGCAGTTCTTTGATGAGACCCGACACCTTATGGAACTTAGAAATAAAACCAGATTAATGTTGGAGACAATGTCTccaagattttataaaaaatcccaACTCTCAGAGTCTGATCTTCAAGAATGGGAAGCATTAGTTGATgaacattttatgaattactattatttgGTGTATGATCTAATGCAAATTGTTAATTGCAAGGATAATATTCACACTATGGAGGTGATACCTTTAAA TACACCTGGCAATAAAACAATGCAGTATTATTCAAGGAAAGTGCTGAGATTCATAAGACAGGTGCACTTGTCCCAGGTGTGGAAAGAGTACATGTCTCAGCCAAGCCACTTGCAAACATTAGAAATAGGTGCCACAATAGTGGCGCAATGGTGTCAACCAACAATTGAGATCAGTTGCGACAGCATATCTGATGCCCTAGATGCGCTGGCGGAACAAGTTAAAAAACGTTTGAAAGAAGTCTACCCCTTTCATTCACTGCTGCAACTTCCACCTAGTGTTATGAGCAGATGGAAACATGAAAAGCTGAATCACAACCAGTTTTCGGCGGTGGAGAATCGCCAGCTAATGACCACATTGAGGGAGGAGATGTTCGTTAATCTTGGTTTCAAAGGCAACAACCAAACTTACTACATGCCCCGCAACTCGTTCATCAACGCAGTGCTGGAAACTCGTGAAGGTTTACCCATAACATTGTCCGTTATCTTTGAAGCGGTGGCGCGTCGTTTGGGCCTCAAATGCGACCCCATAAACGTCCCAGCCCATTTCCTGCTGCGTTTCGCCGAGTCGAAAGATTCAGACTGGTACTACGTTGACGTGTTCAACGGCAGGAACGTTGTGAAAAGGGGCATGTGCCCCCACAGCAAGGGTTCTGCTTGGTACGCGACTGCCACTGCGGCGGAGGTGGTCGAAAGGATGGCGAACAACCTGGAGGTATCCTCGAGGCAGCATTCCCATCCTAACGGGCGCATAACCCGTGTCCGCTCCGCCTTGGAGCTGCTCAAGCTGGTGAACCCCCAAGATTTGTCCGCTATCGTGAGCCTGGCCCGCCTGTACATGTTGCACAACATGGACACGAAACCGCTTGAGAACTTCCTGTTGTCGCAGAACTTTCAGGTGCCCGAGCAGGCGCAGCGCGTGGTGGCGATGCTGCGCGACTACCAGGCGCACCACGCTCGTCACGACGACGATTTGTACGCGAAGATCGAGGCCGCACGACGCACTGACAATTTGAAATACGCCGTGGGCATGGTGATGTCACACTTGACACTCAATTACAAATGCGTGATTTACGATTGGGATCCGATCTGTTTGGCCGATCGCGACTGGCAGATTCAGAACAACGTGGACGCCTTGTCCATGAAGACGGAACAGCCCTTCTATAACGTGTTGGCCGAGGATGGATCTCACAGATACGTCGCACAAG aaaatttaagACCTTCTAATCAGGTGGGATATCTGTATTTGAACGAGGAGGTGGGAAGACATTTCTCACATTTCTTTGAGGTGCTCTACGTTCCGAATGCGGAAAAGGAGAAAGAGTATCCGGACGACAAACATGTGCGGCATATGTATTATAAACAGATTACCAGCGGTagtcacaattaa
- the LOC109602804 gene encoding uncharacterized protein LOC109602804 encodes MRVFTHIFVLGLIAYTVAKEIGIEKTTTELDKNEEEQLEKAAEILGAAKELDKLQETTDTAVTEVTRRKKSYGTTVCVEIKPTGAQPYQVCEQSAPAPAPAYAAPAPAPAYAAPAPAPAPAYAPAAAPAPAPAYYAAPAAKPAYPVKTYSAPATPVYSVAKAPASYPAAAKPYPAAHSSSYYRSSETDEEEEHVPVVRHITDEDDLDMTTAHMRHSKKDKSHTGVVITCQPNLAGYAQGPAAYGGYGGGYGGSGYGGGYHGGYRSSSYGKYVAAPSYGYKAPAYGGYPAPAYKPQAYSPPAYSPPAYSAPAYSAPAYSPPKPMYNPPAYQAPAPAYKPYSPPAYSAPAYKAPAPVYKAPAAPVYKAPAYKVPSYSAPAPAYSAPAPAYSAPAPAYSAPAPAYSAPAPAYSAPAPAYSAPAPAYSAPAPAYSAPAPAYSAPAPAYKAPAYSAPAPAYSAPAPAYSAPAPAYSAPAPAYSAPAPAPAYSAPAPAYSAPAPAYSAPAPAYSAPAPAYKAPAAPAYSAPAPAYSAPAPAYSAPAPAYSAPAPAYSAPAPAYSAPAPAYSAPAPAPAYKAPAAPAYSAPAPAYSAPAPAYSAPAPAYKAPAAPTYSAPAPAYSAPAPAPAYSAPAPAYSAPAPAPAYSAPAPAPAYSAPAPAYSAPAPAPAYSAPAAAYSAPAPAYSAPAPAYSAPAPAPAYSAPAPAPAYSAPAPAPAYSAPAPAPAYSAPAPAPAYSAPAPAYSAPAPAPAYSAPAPAPAYSAPAPAPAYSAPAPAPAPAYSAPAPAYAAPAPAKYSPPQTYRASENEGHHTDKNVDKEAHTLNKMQTVAHERASTSKWSDHMKAEEHKDDKTSDKHIVGTTQTEMESGGWKGDGTMREAETGGWEAEPTMREAEAGGWKGEETMREAEAGGWKGEETMREAEAGGWKGENEMREAEAGGWKNEKEMREAETETENDNDIDA; translated from the coding sequence ATGCGGGTCTTCACACACATTTTCGTCTTAGGTCTCATCGCCTACACCGTTGCCAAGGAGATCGGTATTGAGAAAACAACTACCGAACTCGATAAGAATGAAGAGGAACAATTGGAAAAGGCCGCTGAAATTTTGGGAGCCGCCAAGGAACTCGATAAACTCCAAGAGACAACCGATACCGCTGTGACTGAAGTAACTAGAAGGAAGAAGTCTTACGGCACCACCGTCTGCGTTGAAATCAAGCCAACTGGAGCTCAACCCTACCAGGTATGTGAGCAATCTGCTCCAGCTCCAGCACCGGCATACGCAGCACCAGCCCCAGCACCAGCTTACGCCGCTCCAGCCCCTGCTCCAGCGCCAGCCTACGCACCAGCAGCCGCTCCAGCCCCTGCGCCAGCCTACTATGCCGCCCCAGCTGCCAAACCAGCCTACCCCGTCAAGACATATTCTGCTCCAGCGACCCCAGTCTACTCTGTCGCCAAAGCCCCAGCATCTTACCCAGCGGCAGCCAAACCCTATCCAGCAGCCCACTCATCTTCTTACTACCGCAGCAGTGAGACTGATGAAGAAGAGGAACATGTACCCGTGGTTAGACATATCACCGATGAAGATGACTTAGATATGACTACCGCTCACATGAGGCACTCCAAGAAGGATAAGTCACACACCGGCGTCGTAATTACATGCCAACCAAACTTGGCCGGTTACGCACAAGGACCTGCCGCTTATGGTGGTTACGGAGGTGGATACGGCGGAAGTGGCTACGGAGGCGGATATCATGGTGGGTACCGTTCATCCAGTTACGGTAAATATGTTGCAGCCCCTAGCTATGGATACAAAGCCCCAGCTTACGGTGGCTACCCAGCACCAGCCTACAAACCACAAGCTTATAGCCCACCAGCTTACAGCCCACCTGCATACAGCGCTCCAGCGTACAGTGCGCCAGCATACAGCCCACCAAAGCCCATGTACAACCCACCAGCTTATCAAGCGCCTGCCCCTGCCTATAAGCCATACAGCCCTCCAGCTTACAGTGCACCAGCATACAAGGCTCCCGCTCCAGTCTACAAGGCTCCAGCTGCTCCAGTTTACAAAGCCCCAGCTTATAAGGTTCCATCTTACTCTGCACCGGCCCCAGCATATTCTGCCCCAGCCCCAGCCTACTCTGCACCAGCCCCAGCATACTCTGCCCCAGCTCCAGCCTACTCAGCACCAGCCCCAGCCTACTCTGCACCAGCCCCTGCCTACTCTGCACCAGCCCCTGCCTACTCTGCACCAGCTCCAGCCTACTCTGCCCCTGCACCAGCTTATAGCGCACCAGCTCCTGCTTACAAGGCCCCAGCCTACAGTGCCCCTGCACCAGCCTACTCTGCCCCAGCACCAGCTTACTCCGCACCAGCACCCGCATACAGCGCTCCAGCTCCAGCCTACTCTGCACCAGCTCCAGCCCCAGCGTATTCCGCTCCAGCCCCAGCTTACTCTGCCCCAGCACCAGCCTACTCTGCCCCAGCACCAGCCTACTCTGCCCCAGCTCCAGCTTATAAGGCACCAGCAGCCCCAGCCTACTCTGCACCAGCCCCAGCCTATTCTGCACCAGCCCCAGCCTACTCTGCACCAGCCCCAGCCTATTCTGCACCAGCCCCAGCATACTCTGCACCAGCTCCAGCATACTCTGCACCAGCCCCAGCATACTCTGCTCCAGCCCCAGCTCCTGCTTATAAAGCTCCAGCCGCACCAGCTTACTCTGCACCAGCCCCAGCATACTCTGCTCCAGCCCCAGCTTACTCCGCCCCAGCCCCAGCGTACAAGGCTCCAGCTGCCCCAACATACAGCGCACCAGCCCCAGCTTACAGTGCACCAGCCCCAGCTCCAGCATACAGCGCACCAGCCCCAGCTTACAGCGCACCAGCCCCAGCTCCTGCATATAGCGCACCTGCCCCAGCCCCAGCATATAGCGCACCTGCCCCAGCCTACAGTGCACCAGCTCCAGCCCCAGCCTACAGCGCACCCGCTGCAGCCTACAGTGCACCAGCCCCAGCATATAGCGCACCTGCCCCAGCCTACAGTGCACCAGCCCCGGCCCCAGCCTACAGCGCACCAGCCCCAGCCCCAGCTTACAGTGCACCAGCCCCAGCCCCAGCCTATAGCGCACCAGCCCCAGCTCCAGCCTACAGCGCACCAGCCCCAGCTCCAGCCTACAGCGCACCAGCCCCTGCCTACAGCGCACCTGCCCCAGCCCCAGCTTACAGCGCACCGGCCCCAGCCCCAGCTTACAGCGCACCAGCCCCAGCCCCAGCTTACAGCGCACCAGCACCAGCCCCAGCTCCAGCTTACAGTGCTCCTGCTCCAGCTTATGCTGCCCCTGCTCCTGCTAAATATTCACCCCCTCAAACCTACAGGGCTTCTGAAAACGAGGGACACCATACTGACAAGAATGTCGACAAGGAAGCTCACACCTTGAACAAGATGCAAACTGTTGCCCACGAAAGGGCTTCAACCAGCAAATGGAGCGACCACATGAAAGCCGAGGAACACAAGGACGACAAAACCAGCGACAAACACATCGTTGGCACTACACAAACCGAGATGGAATCTGGCGGATGGAAAGGCGATGGCACCATGAGAGAAGCTGAAACCGGAGGATGGGAAGCCGAACCTACCATGAGAGAAGCCGAAGCCGGTGGATGGAAAGGAGAAGAAACCATGAGGGAAGCCGAAGCCGGTGGATGGAAAGGAGAAGAAACCATGAGGGAAGCTGAAGCCGGAGGCTGGAAGGGAGAGAACGAGATGAGAGAAGCCGAAGCCGGTGGATGGAAAAACGAGAAGGAAATGAGGGAAGCCGAGACCGAAACTGAAAACGACAACGATATCGATGCTTAA
- the LOC109602800 gene encoding probable cytosolic iron-sulfur protein assembly protein Ciao1 → MSRLELIQTFKKDTGRVWNVSWHPNGDSLASCGEDKSIRIWSKDGSKWSNKIVLTDGHKRTIRQVVWSPCGDFLASASFDATTCIWDKKSGEFVCNVTLEGHENEVKSVAYSSAGNHLATCSRDKSVWVWEVAGEDEYDCVAVLNGHTQDVKKIVWHPTKELLASASYDNTVKMFRDDTILGDWICCNTLSGHESTVWSICFDKTGGRLASASDDKMVKIWKEYPPGNPEGIPTEDNEPAWKCVCTLSGHHTRTVYDISWCPNTGLIATACGDDAIRIFKEDDNCDPNAPTFSLIITVEKAHSQDVNCVAWNPKVPGLLASCSDDAEIKLWKVVE, encoded by the coding sequence ATGTCACGGCTAGAACTAATACAAACATTCAAAAAGGACACGGGTCGAGTATGGAATGTGAGCTGGCACCCGAACGGGGACTCGCTCGCGTCTTGCGGCGAAGACAAGTCGATCAGAATCTGGTCAAAGGACGGCTCCAAGTGGAGCAACAAAATCGTATTGACGGACGGCCACAAACGGACAATCAGACAGGTGGTTTGGTCACCGTGCGGCGATTTTCTGGCGTCCGCCAGCTTCGACGCCACCACCTGCATATGGGACAAGAAATCCGGGGAGTTCGTGTGCAATGTTACGCTCGAGGGGCACGAAAACGAAGTAAAAAGTGTGGCGTATTCGTCTGCCGGTAATCATTTGGCGACGTGCAGCCGAGACAAGTCCGTGTGGGTTTGGGAAGTCGCCGGTGAGGATGAATATGACTGCGTTGCTGTTTTAAACGGGCATACGCAAGACGTTAAAAAGATCGTGTGGCACCCCACTAAAGAATTGCTGGCGTCGGCGTCGTATGACAACACCGTTAAAATGTTCAGAGATGACACAATATTGGGGGATTGGATTTGCTGCAACACATTGTCTGGACATGAGTCCACTGTGTGGAGTATATGTTTTGACAAGACTGGAGGAAGATTAGCTTCAGCCAGTGATGATAAGATGGTGAAAATCTGGAAGGAATATCCACCAGGCAATCCTGAAGGAATACCAACAGAAGACAATGAACCAGCCTGGAAATGTGTTTGTACATTATCCGGACATCACACTAGGACTGTATATGACATCAGTTGGTGTCCCAATACAGGATTAATAGCTACTGCATGTGGAGATGATGCCATAAGGATATTTAAAGAAGATGACAACTGTGATCCAAATGCACCaacatttagtttaataataacagtaGAAAAGGCCCACAGTCAAGATGTGAATTGTGTTGCTTGGAATCCAAAAGTTCCTGGATTGTTGGCTTCATGTAGTGACGATgcagaaattaaattgtggAAAGTTGTGGAATAA